One window of Cuculus canorus isolate bCucCan1 chromosome 10, bCucCan1.pri, whole genome shotgun sequence genomic DNA carries:
- the FUNDC2 gene encoding FUN14 domain-containing protein 2 has translation MAGSGGGAKENSFNVLDLAEYTKNRPWWRKIFAPSSGSSAEKYNVATQLVIGGVTGWCTGFIFQKVGKLAATAVGGGFFLLQIANHTGYIKVDWKLVERDVNKAKQQLKFHSSGNKMPPEVKSRVDEVIIFLKKNVILTGGFAGGFLLGMAS, from the exons aTGGCGGGGTCGGGCGGAG GTGCGAAGGAGAACTCGTTCAACGTGCTGGACCTGGCGGAGTACACCAAGAACCGACCCTGGTGGCGCAAGATCTTCGCCCCCAGCTCCGGGTCCAGCGCCGAGAAATACAATGTGGCCACGCAGCTGGTGATCGGCGGGGTCACGGGATG GTGTACTGGATTCATCTTCCAGAAAGTTGGAAAGCTGGCAGCAACAGCAGTGGGTGGtggctttttcctccttcag ATTGCAAACCACACAGGATACATCAAAGTGGACTGGAAGCTAGTGGAACGGGACGTGAACAAagccaagcagcagctgaaatttcACAGCAGTGGTAACAAAATGCCTCCAGAAGTAAAAAGCAGAGTGGATGAG GTGATcatatttctgaagaagaatGTTATCCTGACTGGAGGGTTTGCTGGAGGATTCCTGCTCGGAATGGCATCCTAG